One window of the Runella slithyformis DSM 19594 genome contains the following:
- a CDS encoding carbamoyltransferase family protein, whose amino-acid sequence MKILGISAFYHDSAAALIDNGEIMAAAQEERFTRKKHDPNFPANAINYCLEYSGTTINELDAIVFYDKPLLKFERLLETYYTFAPKGIRSFITAIPVWIKEKMFLKRLIYEELEKLGYNRKKPIKLLFPEHHLSHAASAFYPSPYEKAAILTIDGVGEWATASICSGEGNKISILKELRFPHSLGLLYSAFTYFLGFKVNSGEYKLMGLAPYGNPSSPEVDRYVETIKKDLVVIKEDGSIWLDQNYFDYATGLKMVREADWERLFGMKTRKPEDPLEAHHCNLGLAIQRVTEEVVVKMAQEAKRLTGADYLCLAGGVALNCVSNGKLQKSGVFREVFIQPAAGDAGGALGAALTAYYIYFDQKRTINYTQDAMSGSYLGPTFSDLDVELVSKKYKAVFRKFDNFDELTKEVAQILADGNVVGWVQGRMEFGPRALGARSILGDPRNAEMQKKLNVKIKYRESFRPFAPSVLAEKVGEYFDYDGISPYMLLVHPVKESRRNELPAEFDSFDLRDKLYYLRSDLPSITHIDFSARIQTVHKHTNPRYYQLIHDFEKLTGYGVIVNTSFNVRGEPIVSTPNDAYRCFMRTEMDYLVVGNYVFDKRQQPKWQDTDNWKEEFVLD is encoded by the coding sequence ATGAAAATACTGGGAATTTCCGCTTTTTATCACGACTCAGCTGCTGCCCTAATTGATAATGGTGAAATCATGGCTGCAGCCCAAGAAGAGCGTTTTACCCGTAAAAAGCACGATCCAAATTTTCCAGCCAATGCCATCAACTATTGCCTGGAATACAGCGGCACTACAATCAACGAATTGGACGCTATCGTATTTTATGACAAGCCCCTACTCAAATTTGAGCGTTTGTTGGAAACCTACTATACATTTGCGCCCAAAGGCATAAGGTCATTCATTACCGCCATTCCGGTATGGATCAAAGAGAAAATGTTTCTTAAACGACTCATCTACGAGGAGTTGGAAAAACTTGGCTACAATCGTAAAAAACCGATCAAGCTTCTCTTTCCCGAACACCATTTATCCCACGCTGCAAGCGCTTTTTACCCTTCCCCCTACGAAAAAGCGGCGATTCTGACCATTGACGGAGTGGGAGAATGGGCTACGGCCTCTATTTGCTCCGGCGAAGGCAACAAAATTTCGATCCTGAAAGAACTCCGTTTCCCGCATTCATTGGGCCTTTTGTATTCTGCGTTTACCTACTTTTTAGGATTTAAGGTTAATTCGGGAGAATATAAACTGATGGGGCTGGCTCCTTACGGCAACCCCTCTTCACCGGAGGTAGACAGATACGTAGAAACCATAAAAAAGGACCTCGTAGTCATTAAAGAAGATGGCTCTATTTGGCTGGACCAAAATTATTTTGATTATGCCACCGGTCTCAAGATGGTACGCGAGGCCGATTGGGAGAGACTGTTCGGCATGAAAACCCGCAAGCCTGAAGACCCGCTGGAAGCACACCACTGTAATCTGGGATTGGCCATTCAGCGTGTAACGGAAGAAGTAGTGGTTAAAATGGCACAGGAAGCCAAACGCCTTACGGGAGCCGATTACTTATGTCTGGCGGGTGGGGTCGCGCTCAATTGCGTCTCCAACGGTAAACTGCAAAAATCAGGGGTATTCAGGGAAGTATTTATCCAACCCGCCGCCGGTGATGCAGGCGGTGCGCTGGGAGCGGCTTTGACGGCATACTATATTTATTTTGACCAAAAACGGACCATCAACTACACGCAGGATGCCATGAGTGGGTCGTATTTGGGGCCTACCTTTTCGGATCTGGACGTAGAATTGGTGTCTAAAAAATACAAAGCTGTATTCAGGAAATTTGACAATTTTGACGAGCTGACCAAAGAAGTGGCCCAAATCCTTGCCGACGGCAATGTGGTAGGCTGGGTACAGGGGCGGATGGAATTTGGCCCCCGGGCATTGGGTGCCCGCAGCATTTTGGGTGACCCGCGCAACGCTGAAATGCAGAAAAAACTCAACGTCAAAATCAAATACAGAGAGTCTTTCCGTCCGTTTGCGCCTTCGGTACTGGCCGAAAAAGTAGGCGAATACTTTGATTATGATGGCATATCGCCGTATATGCTATTAGTCCATCCGGTCAAAGAGTCACGTCGAAATGAACTGCCTGCCGAGTTTGATTCGTTTGACTTACGCGATAAGCTCTATTACTTACGTTCGGATTTACCCTCCATTACGCACATCGACTTTTCGGCCCGTATTCAAACCGTCCATAAACACACTAACCCCCGTTACTATCAATTGATCCATGATTTTGAAAAACTGACCGGATACGGAGTAATCGTCAATACCAGTTTTAACGTACGCGGAGAACCCATCGTAAGCACGCCCAATGATGCTTATCGCTGTTTTATGCGCACCGAAATGGATTATCTGGTAGTAGGTAATTATGTTTTTGATAAACGTCAGCAACCCAAGTGGCAGGATACCGACAATTGGAAAGAAGAATTTGTGCTGGATTAA
- a CDS encoding SGNH/GDSL hydrolase family protein, protein MIRLLKFWLIVSIGWAGIWLGVSSYENYIKNGDGFLGVTNINALFRYTGWLLGVLMLLSFGLKSKINWLLNLTLSAASFLFFLFLGEVLCLILIRFTIVEVAKPFHSRLFLFEGWNAPKRPFWGDYSREFGSWRLPNDSLEIVPCHGDTLSIRTNSFGMRDKERTLKNTKSQKRVLMLGDSFAEGYIVNASARHSDILEKETQIEHLNFGIKSTSAINYYLTYSHLAKKFEHDVLTVCILPANDFEDYTSETKVDLLKYPIYRPYWEGTFPNVSVKYSLADISQSLATLQNHNKPIRTYYTVDSIYHTLPLKQRIWAEITLNSYLYNCVFGLSAKFVNRKRMPPNSFAKESFEKRWDAFAHSLEQLAKAAKGKEVIFYAVPIVNDLKVYHQSKVDDLSPRIEALCRKYNITYINLLPKFYAAGPQNWDKLYEPCDGHWTPAGERLVAAALLKHPAYLKAIGLTNP, encoded by the coding sequence ATGATTCGATTACTGAAATTTTGGTTGATAGTCAGTATAGGATGGGCCGGGATATGGTTGGGAGTAAGCAGCTACGAAAACTACATTAAAAACGGTGATGGGTTTCTTGGAGTAACAAATATCAATGCTCTGTTTAGATATACAGGCTGGTTGTTAGGGGTACTGATGCTTCTCAGTTTTGGGCTTAAATCAAAGATAAATTGGCTCCTTAATTTGACGTTATCTGCTGCGAGCTTTCTCTTTTTTTTGTTTTTGGGGGAAGTGTTGTGTCTTATCCTTATTCGTTTTACTATTGTTGAAGTTGCGAAGCCGTTTCATTCCCGACTTTTTTTGTTTGAAGGCTGGAATGCGCCCAAAAGACCCTTTTGGGGAGATTATAGTCGCGAATTTGGCAGTTGGCGCCTTCCCAATGACTCCTTAGAGATAGTTCCCTGTCATGGTGATACCCTCAGCATACGTACAAATAGTTTTGGGATGCGTGACAAAGAGCGGACGCTCAAAAACACAAAATCACAAAAAAGGGTGCTGATGTTGGGCGATTCTTTTGCCGAGGGGTATATTGTCAATGCCTCAGCGCGACATTCGGATATACTGGAAAAAGAAACTCAAATAGAACACCTTAATTTTGGGATTAAAAGTACAAGTGCCATTAATTACTACCTGACATACAGTCACTTAGCTAAAAAATTTGAGCATGATGTGCTTACTGTGTGTATTTTGCCGGCCAATGATTTTGAAGATTATACGTCGGAAACCAAAGTCGATCTGTTAAAATATCCTATTTATCGTCCTTATTGGGAAGGCACGTTTCCTAATGTTTCGGTAAAGTATTCATTGGCCGATATTTCTCAATCGCTCGCTACGCTCCAAAATCACAATAAACCTATACGTACGTATTATACGGTTGATTCCATATATCATACATTGCCGCTGAAACAGCGAATTTGGGCCGAAATCACCCTTAATTCGTATTTGTACAACTGCGTATTTGGCTTGTCCGCAAAGTTTGTCAATCGAAAAAGGATGCCTCCTAACAGCTTTGCTAAGGAGTCATTTGAAAAACGTTGGGATGCTTTTGCGCACTCCTTAGAGCAACTTGCGAAAGCAGCGAAGGGAAAAGAAGTGATATTTTATGCGGTTCCCATTGTCAATGACCTGAAAGTATATCACCAAAGCAAGGTTGATGACTTATCGCCACGAATTGAAGCTCTTTGCCGTAAATATAATATCACTTATATCAATTTATTGCCAAAGTTTTATGCCGCCGGTCCACAAAATTGGGATAAGCTGTATGAACCCTGTGACGGGCATTGGACACCCGCAGGAGAACGGCTTGTAGCTGCGGCTTTGCTGAAGCATCCGGCCTATCTGAAAGCAATTGGCTTAACAAACCCTTGA
- a CDS encoding Ppx/GppA phosphatase family protein, whose translation MKIAAIDIGSNAARLQISSVLHDVGYTSFKKVEYVRFPLRLGHDVFNFGSITSEGEARTLKLMKCYKLLMELHEVEGYMACATSAMRESSNGEEIVERIVQSTGIKIHIIDGAREAQLINNVVVQALEDGQYLHIDVGGGSTELNIYFNRQKIASKSFKIGSVRLLEGKESKGAWAKIEQWIEDNVDSLEPIVAVGTGGNISKLFNLVSKTAENATSLSELQRMRNYIASFSQEERVNKLRLNADRADVIIPASDIYISVMKWAGADKILVPDLGLKDGIIQLVYEKIKK comes from the coding sequence GTGAAAATTGCGGCAATTGATATTGGCTCTAATGCAGCACGCCTTCAAATTTCTTCCGTTCTGCATGATGTCGGCTATACCAGTTTCAAAAAAGTGGAATATGTTCGTTTTCCGCTGCGGCTCGGACATGATGTCTTTAACTTTGGAAGTATTACGTCCGAGGGCGAGGCCCGTACGCTAAAACTGATGAAGTGCTATAAGTTGTTGATGGAACTGCACGAAGTGGAAGGCTATATGGCCTGTGCTACTTCGGCCATGCGTGAATCCTCCAACGGTGAAGAAATCGTGGAGCGAATTGTTCAAAGTACCGGCATTAAGATTCACATTATCGACGGAGCTCGCGAAGCACAGCTCATCAATAATGTGGTGGTTCAGGCGCTGGAAGACGGTCAATACCTCCACATCGACGTAGGCGGCGGAAGTACTGAGCTGAACATTTATTTTAATCGTCAGAAAATAGCTTCCAAATCTTTTAAGATCGGGTCGGTGCGTTTGCTGGAAGGCAAAGAAAGTAAAGGGGCCTGGGCCAAAATAGAGCAATGGATCGAAGACAACGTTGATTCGTTGGAGCCTATCGTGGCAGTCGGCACAGGAGGGAACATTTCAAAGCTTTTTAACTTAGTTTCCAAAACCGCTGAAAACGCTACTTCTTTGTCGGAACTGCAGCGAATGCGAAATTATATCGCCTCGTTCAGTCAGGAAGAGCGCGTGAATAAATTGCGCCTGAACGCTGATCGTGCCGATGTCATCATTCCTGCTTCCGATATTTATATTTCGGTCATGAAATGGGCAGGTGCCGATAAAATACTCGTGCCGGATCTGGGACTGAAAGACGGTATCATTCAGTTGGTGTACGAGAAAATTAAGAAATAA
- a CDS encoding DUF1624 domain-containing protein, which translates to MKRIHPIDVTRGIVMIIMALDHVRDLMHTTALTQDPTDFRTTTAALFLTRWITHLCAPSFVFLSGASAYLTLKSRCDLSQTKQFLLTRGLWLMFMEVTVINFAFWFDLQFRTIILQVIFAIGLGFVALSFLLKVSARIIGVIGAGIVFLHGLTLLVPVPQNQGLAVVWSFFFRTNVFTITPNFTLGTLYPFIPWLGILLSGYAFGSVFEQSAPIRKKLLWRSALLALSLFVIIRLINFYGDPFPWAVQKSELFTFLSFINVFKYPPSLLYTLLMLGIMFILLALGDTKPNGFTKVLATYGKVPMFYYLLHWYLIHSLMFGMLFLQGFSWKDIPIGTFSFGRPPNSGVELGIVYSVWLGVVLTLYPLCRWYGKYKATHRNIKWLSYL; encoded by the coding sequence CGACCGCACTGACCCAAGACCCGACCGATTTCAGAACCACCACAGCGGCACTGTTTCTGACCCGTTGGATAACACACCTCTGCGCACCGAGTTTTGTTTTTTTGTCAGGGGCCTCAGCCTACCTGACGCTCAAGAGCCGGTGTGATTTATCCCAAACCAAACAGTTTCTGCTGACCAGAGGACTTTGGCTGATGTTTATGGAAGTGACCGTCATCAACTTTGCCTTCTGGTTCGACCTTCAATTTCGAACCATCATTCTACAGGTCATTTTTGCCATTGGTCTGGGCTTCGTAGCTCTGTCTTTCTTATTGAAGGTTTCGGCACGGATCATTGGAGTCATCGGAGCGGGCATCGTTTTTCTGCATGGACTTACCCTCTTGGTTCCCGTTCCCCAAAATCAGGGTTTAGCGGTTGTCTGGTCTTTTTTCTTCAGAACCAATGTGTTTACCATCACTCCCAATTTTACCCTGGGCACTTTATACCCCTTCATCCCGTGGCTGGGCATACTATTGTCAGGATATGCGTTTGGCAGCGTCTTTGAGCAATCGGCACCCATTCGCAAAAAGTTACTTTGGCGCTCGGCGTTGTTGGCGTTAAGCCTGTTTGTAATCATTCGATTGATCAACTTTTACGGCGACCCCTTCCCCTGGGCAGTTCAAAAATCCGAACTGTTTACGTTTCTTTCGTTTATCAATGTATTTAAGTATCCTCCTTCGCTGCTCTATACCCTTCTTATGCTGGGCATCATGTTTATACTGCTGGCGTTGGGCGACACAAAGCCTAACGGTTTCACCAAGGTATTGGCTACCTACGGCAAGGTCCCGATGTTTTATTATCTGCTGCATTGGTACCTCATCCACAGCCTGATGTTTGGAATGCTGTTTTTACAGGGCTTCAGTTGGAAGGATATCCCGATCGGAACATTCAGTTTTGGCCGACCGCCCAATTCGGGAGTTGAACTGGGCATTGTCTACAGTGTCTGGCTGGGTGTAGTGCTTACTTTATACCCGTTGTGTCGTTGGTACGGAAAGTACAAAGCCACGCATCGCAATATCAAATGGCTTTCGTATTTATAA